A genomic region of Enterococcus sp. 12C11_DIV0727 contains the following coding sequences:
- a CDS encoding WxL domain-containing protein produces MKSSKFVTTSSTALLLSVMLGTLFLGQSASAADINKATDLDVTFTPGALTLEAVSSISYASQTISVNDASYIPTNPSAINVVVSDARGTNAGWKLSGKLNGFKDNAATASLPNASLNFKNTQAGTNSDAEAPTPVNTVKLTSGAATASPFATAAVGAGAGTWTFTWPDSENKGVTLNVPAAMATLGKHTSTIDWTLADAP; encoded by the coding sequence ATGAAGAGTTCAAAATTCGTTACGACTAGCTCTACTGCTTTATTATTGTCAGTTATGTTAGGGACATTATTTTTAGGACAATCTGCTTCTGCTGCTGATATAAATAAGGCAACCGATTTAGATGTCACATTTACGCCAGGTGCTTTAACTTTAGAGGCTGTCTCTTCAATCAGCTACGCATCACAAACAATTTCAGTAAATGATGCATCATACATTCCAACAAACCCTAGTGCGATTAATGTTGTTGTTTCAGATGCTAGAGGAACCAATGCTGGTTGGAAGTTGAGTGGCAAACTGAATGGTTTTAAAGATAATGCGGCCACAGCCTCTTTGCCAAATGCAAGTTTGAATTTTAAAAATACACAGGCAGGAACAAATAGTGATGCTGAAGCACCAACACCCGTTAATACAGTTAAATTAACGAGTGGAGCAGCAACTGCATCTCCGTTTGCAACAGCTGCAGTAGGTGCTGGGGCAGGGACTTGGACTTTTACTTGGCCTGATAGCGAAAACAAAGGAGTTACGCTCAATGTACCTGCTGCAATGGCAACACTTGGCAAGCATACTTCTACAATTGACTGGACATTAGCTGATGCACCATAG
- a CDS encoding DUF916 and DUF3324 domain-containing protein — MNRCSRSITIKLFWLFGLIFLFGLLQTLNASAQDKNNETNSFYVQAVIPENQVDINKSYFDLKMQPEEEQELQVKLVNPEAEPITVSVNAINASTTEEGMIDYTVKGIKDKTLNYPFESLIKVLKTTISLQPYETKIARFHLKMPKEQYDGVIVGGLRFTKNLPENEVKNKEVTIQQRFHYVVGVVLNETETTIVSDYEMDAVKVAKSKQGKKMSVIHSIRNKNAAISKEIELKMIIRKKGDKAPLIELEKEHLEMAPNSVMDFPVLIKRQLQSGKYTSHTQILQDGKKWIFENEFNITKDQAKLVNKEIEDNKVKNKVPSWLIVVVIILTVLVLIQFYILWLKRSLNVKHLDDENKI; from the coding sequence ATGAATAGGTGTTCTAGATCAATAACGATTAAGTTATTCTGGTTATTTGGTCTTATTTTTTTATTTGGTTTGTTGCAGACTTTAAACGCTTCAGCACAAGACAAAAATAATGAAACGAATAGTTTTTATGTGCAAGCAGTTATACCGGAGAATCAAGTTGACATCAATAAATCCTATTTTGATTTGAAAATGCAGCCAGAAGAAGAACAAGAATTACAGGTTAAGTTGGTCAATCCAGAAGCAGAACCAATCACTGTTTCTGTAAATGCGATAAATGCGTCGACGACAGAAGAAGGAATGATCGATTATACGGTCAAAGGCATCAAAGACAAAACACTAAATTATCCTTTTGAATCATTGATCAAGGTTCTTAAAACAACGATTTCATTACAGCCGTATGAAACAAAAATTGCTCGTTTTCATTTGAAAATGCCGAAAGAACAATATGACGGTGTGATAGTAGGAGGATTACGTTTTACCAAAAATCTACCTGAAAATGAAGTAAAGAACAAAGAGGTGACTATTCAGCAGCGATTTCATTATGTAGTAGGTGTGGTCTTGAATGAAACCGAGACCACAATAGTGTCAGATTATGAGATGGATGCAGTCAAAGTAGCAAAATCTAAACAGGGGAAGAAAATGTCTGTCATCCATTCGATTCGGAATAAAAATGCTGCTATTTCAAAGGAAATAGAGCTTAAAATGATCATCCGAAAAAAAGGAGACAAGGCTCCCTTGATCGAATTAGAGAAAGAACATCTGGAAATGGCACCTAATTCGGTCATGGATTTTCCTGTACTGATAAAGAGACAGTTGCAGAGTGGAAAGTATACTAGCCATACTCAGATTTTACAAGATGGTAAAAAATGGATATTTGAAAATGAATTTAATATCACAAAAGATCAAGCAAAGCTCGTCAATAAGGAGATTGAAGACAATAAAGTCAAGAATAAAGTACCTTCTTGGCTGATTGTAGTGGTCATTATATTGACAGTACTTGTATTGATTCAATTCTATATTTTGTGGCTAAAAAGGAGCTTAAATGTGAAGCATTTGGATGATGAAAATAAAATTTAG
- a CDS encoding Y-family DNA polymerase — translation MIFDYEKEPRRVLFCIDVKSFYASVECVARGYDPLEKMLVVMSHAENTGGLVLASSPKAKEVLGITNVTRKYDVPNHPDLMIVPPRMNEYIKENMKINELYKEYVANEDLHIYSIDESFLDVSASWKLFGQTPKAMAKIIQKRIKKETGLAITVGIGDNPLLAKLAMDIEAKRNKERLAEWHYEDVPENVWRIESMTDMWGIGHRLAKRLNNLGIRSVYDLAHADVNSLKRNLGVIGEQLYAHAHGIDRSRLSEKYIPEERSYNNSQILMRDYMRQDEIEVVIREMAEQVAARLRKAHCQTECVHLSVGFSKSALSGGSGFSRQMKVPLTNSSRLLIEYCLTIFRQHWHGEEVRHIGITYSKLNYNTYIQLDLFHEPDEQLKERKLDQLIDEIRQRFGYVSLVHASSISSGGTAISRASLVGGHAGGMEGLQ, via the coding sequence ATGATATTTGATTATGAAAAAGAACCTAGAAGAGTGCTTTTTTGTATTGATGTAAAATCTTTTTATGCATCAGTCGAATGTGTAGCTAGAGGATATGACCCGCTAGAAAAAATGCTAGTTGTAATGAGTCATGCTGAAAATACTGGCGGTCTTGTTCTGGCGTCTTCTCCAAAAGCAAAAGAAGTGCTGGGAATCACTAATGTAACAAGAAAATACGATGTGCCTAATCATCCAGATTTAATGATCGTACCACCGCGGATGAATGAGTATATCAAAGAAAACATGAAAATCAATGAGCTCTACAAAGAGTATGTTGCCAATGAAGATTTGCATATTTATTCGATCGATGAATCCTTTTTAGATGTAAGTGCTAGTTGGAAATTGTTCGGTCAAACACCAAAAGCTATGGCTAAAATCATCCAGAAACGGATAAAAAAAGAGACAGGATTAGCAATCACAGTTGGTATTGGCGATAATCCTTTACTAGCTAAATTAGCGATGGACATCGAAGCGAAGCGCAACAAAGAACGGTTAGCTGAATGGCACTATGAAGACGTTCCTGAAAACGTCTGGCGTATTGAATCAATGACGGATATGTGGGGGATTGGTCACCGTTTAGCCAAGCGTTTAAACAATTTAGGCATTCGATCTGTGTATGATTTGGCTCATGCAGATGTAAACAGTCTCAAAAGGAATTTGGGGGTTATTGGCGAACAGTTATATGCCCATGCCCATGGTATCGACCGAAGTCGTTTGTCCGAAAAATACATACCAGAAGAACGTTCCTATAACAATTCTCAGATTTTGATGCGCGATTATATGAGACAAGATGAGATCGAAGTTGTGATTAGAGAGATGGCGGAACAAGTAGCAGCGCGTCTTAGAAAAGCCCATTGTCAGACTGAATGTGTTCATTTATCTGTGGGCTTTTCAAAATCAGCTTTGTCGGGTGGATCAGGTTTTTCAAGACAAATGAAAGTACCTTTAACAAACAGCAGCAGGCTACTGATTGAATACTGTTTAACTATTTTTAGACAACATTGGCATGGAGAAGAAGTACGACATATTGGAATTACCTATTCCAAACTGAACTATAATACTTATATTCAATTAGATTTATTTCATGAGCCTGATGAGCAACTAAAAGAACGAAAACTAGACCAGTTGATTGACGAAATTCGACAGCGCTTTGGCTATGTTTCATTGGTTCATGCAAGTTCAATTTCCTCTGGCGGTACAGCAATTTCCAGAGCATCACTAGTTGGCGGGCACGCAGGAGGAATGGAGGGCTTACAATGA
- a CDS encoding YdcF family protein, whose product MGNYFSIIIGLIYLIGVFIIPKWRKKKVNQNWKFFELLWFSLCFIVYVIFLEIQLHTYYFLIPLSFLLFFLFCYFKEKRRLINGLFFNLFLVVGMTYLGVLLVRTLNPLLIILAGITGVVLLLLLLIGLYALLAFLYWNAIVVMRKEGHSLANLLTLLLAIGLTVFLIFNYYSARILPQWASLLFGILPFIMFYFSIVFYNFLTISIIYQFNQPKYEQDFIIVLGSGLIDGKTVPPLLGKRIEKAIQFYQAQSNATLNPPKILMSGGKGDDEHIAESIAMKQYAIEKGIPEEAILVETNSKNTLENMRFSKEIMEQDFGGTGFQAIFTTNNFHLFRAGLFAKMANLKADGIGARTAFYFLPNAFLREFIAIVMMHKRRHMIVCGLITLMMVLYALVEFFFVTNH is encoded by the coding sequence ATGGGGAATTATTTTAGTATTATCATTGGGCTTATTTATCTTATTGGCGTTTTTATTATTCCGAAATGGCGGAAAAAAAAGGTAAACCAAAATTGGAAATTTTTTGAGTTGCTTTGGTTTTCACTTTGTTTTATTGTTTATGTCATTTTTTTAGAAATACAACTTCATACTTATTATTTTTTGATTCCATTAAGCTTTTTATTATTCTTCCTGTTCTGTTATTTCAAGGAAAAACGTAGATTAATCAATGGGTTATTCTTTAATTTGTTTTTAGTTGTCGGGATGACCTATTTGGGGGTTTTGCTTGTTAGAACACTGAACCCACTATTGATTATTTTAGCAGGGATCACAGGTGTCGTTTTGTTGTTACTGCTATTGATTGGACTTTATGCTTTACTCGCTTTCTTATATTGGAATGCGATTGTCGTTATGCGTAAAGAAGGCCATTCATTAGCGAATTTATTGACCTTGCTTTTAGCTATCGGCTTGACCGTTTTTCTGATTTTCAATTATTATTCAGCGCGAATTTTGCCGCAGTGGGCTTCACTATTATTTGGGATCTTACCCTTCATCATGTTTTATTTTTCAATCGTTTTCTATAATTTTTTAACGATTTCGATTATTTATCAATTTAATCAGCCAAAATATGAGCAGGATTTCATTATTGTTTTAGGTTCAGGTTTGATTGATGGCAAAACAGTACCACCACTTTTAGGCAAACGAATCGAAAAAGCGATTCAATTTTACCAAGCCCAGTCCAATGCTACTTTGAATCCACCCAAAATTTTGATGTCTGGTGGTAAAGGTGACGATGAGCATATCGCTGAAAGTATTGCGATGAAACAATATGCCATTGAAAAAGGGATTCCAGAAGAAGCTATTTTAGTTGAAACCAATTCTAAAAACACCTTGGAAAACATGCGCTTTTCAAAAGAAATCATGGAGCAAGATTTTGGGGGAACTGGTTTTCAAGCGATTTTCACAACGAACAATTTCCATCTATTTCGTGCCGGACTATTTGCCAAAATGGCCAATCTGAAGGCAGATGGGATTGGGGCTCGAACAGCTTTCTATTTTCTACCTAATGCCTTTTTAAGAGAATTTATTGCAATCGTAATGATGCATAAACGTCGTCATATGATCGTGTGTGGTCTGATTACACTAATGATGGTTCTATACGCATTAGTTGAATTCTTTTTTGTCACTAACCATTAA
- a CDS encoding sensor histidine kinase, with translation MKRTNRIVNIMIAAMTVFIVVSVFFAIQGFSIIRKTTTASSQDFLLQSTEYVGKVIQLSMKNRHQALNYLAIDGNLKNSNDPATYLKNSASSLNTFFESLNNETDALFYIEPDGTPLYAFHWNAQEKQVTTADIQTIRPFISHDLSLKQLLDKPTAQNGDSYFIDKKAYVNFYQEIRTAAGTIDGYLILPLNLEAFYKNFLQDFELDYKGYPMIKDRSMTVVMHPVAQQVGLDIINGREKLYPDFDYSDLKRLEKYQLSHDSGKLTYKSYWWDEDTPTEVLKISAFEWIDVGLAHWVVAINADYNERNDDIINFVIVLSFLLVLLLLLIIICSLFIHNFRKKETIEAENRQLIEKQKQQKMQHQLELELYQRNKMETVGLLTTSIVHDMNNFLTPIIGNTQLLLEEHGEDPVLKADLEEILHSAQKGKQLSSNVLRFSKPQKSVQEWIDISAAIGVATHLIGEIIPKKVQLTLSIQENLGTTKLEETDLQNLIYNLITNAYQATKENITKQQEIHVTVSPASKELTEQLKKTSYQMNQLNRFVTLEISDNGPGIPTELQEKIFEPFFTTKSADEGTGLGLFAVTSIVAKYEWHLSLVSEEGQGTSFFITFPVRFSE, from the coding sequence ATGAAACGAACAAACAGAATTGTAAACATCATGATCGCAGCGATGACTGTTTTTATCGTTGTATCCGTTTTCTTTGCAATTCAAGGATTTTCTATCATTCGTAAAACAACGACTGCTAGTAGTCAAGATTTTTTACTTCAGTCGACAGAGTATGTTGGGAAAGTGATCCAACTGTCCATGAAAAATCGCCACCAAGCGCTTAATTATCTAGCGATCGATGGAAATTTAAAAAATAGTAATGATCCGGCGACTTATCTAAAAAACAGTGCCTCTTCTCTAAACACTTTTTTTGAGTCACTAAACAATGAAACCGATGCTCTTTTTTACATCGAACCTGACGGTACTCCTCTCTATGCTTTTCATTGGAATGCTCAGGAGAAACAGGTAACCACCGCTGATATCCAAACAATTCGTCCCTTTATCAGCCATGATTTATCCCTAAAGCAGCTACTTGATAAACCCACTGCACAAAATGGTGATTCCTATTTTATCGATAAAAAGGCCTATGTCAATTTTTATCAAGAAATCCGTACCGCAGCTGGCACTATTGATGGCTATTTGATTTTACCGCTAAATCTAGAAGCATTTTATAAAAACTTCTTACAAGATTTTGAATTAGATTACAAAGGGTATCCCATGATCAAAGATCGCTCGATGACAGTTGTGATGCATCCGGTCGCCCAACAGGTTGGCTTAGATATTATTAATGGGCGAGAAAAATTGTATCCTGATTTTGATTATTCTGATTTAAAACGTCTCGAAAAATATCAGCTAAGCCATGATTCAGGAAAATTAACCTATAAATCTTATTGGTGGGATGAAGATACACCGACTGAGGTCTTAAAAATCAGTGCCTTTGAATGGATCGATGTAGGTCTCGCTCATTGGGTCGTTGCAATCAATGCTGATTATAATGAACGAAATGATGATATTATTAATTTTGTCATTGTGTTGTCCTTCCTTTTAGTTTTATTATTACTTTTAATTATCATTTGCTCGTTGTTTATTCATAATTTTAGAAAAAAAGAAACGATTGAAGCAGAAAACCGGCAGCTGATCGAAAAACAAAAACAACAAAAAATGCAGCATCAATTGGAATTAGAACTTTACCAACGAAATAAGATGGAAACAGTCGGTCTACTGACAACTTCGATCGTCCATGATATGAATAATTTCTTAACACCGATTATCGGCAACACTCAGTTGTTGTTGGAAGAACATGGAGAGGATCCTGTATTAAAAGCAGATTTAGAGGAAATTCTTCATTCTGCTCAAAAGGGAAAACAACTTTCATCCAATGTTCTACGCTTTTCAAAACCTCAAAAAAGCGTTCAAGAATGGATCGATATTTCAGCGGCTATTGGGGTTGCTACTCACTTGATTGGAGAAATCATCCCTAAAAAAGTACAATTGACTCTGTCTATCCAAGAAAATCTAGGGACGACAAAATTGGAAGAAACCGATTTACAGAATTTGATCTACAATTTGATTACCAATGCCTATCAAGCGACTAAAGAGAATATAACAAAACAGCAAGAAATTCACGTAACTGTTTCACCTGCTTCAAAAGAATTAACTGAACAGCTGAAAAAGACAAGTTATCAGATGAATCAGCTGAATCGTTTTGTTACCTTGGAAATTTCTGATAACGGTCCAGGGATTCCCACAGAATTACAAGAAAAAATATTTGAACCTTTCTTTACAACAAAATCTGCTGATGAAGGGACTGGTCTTGGTCTTTTCGCCGTTACCTCGATTGTTGCAAAATATGAATGGCATCTTTCATTAGTATCAGAAGAAGGCCAAGGAACTAGCTTTTTTATCACCTTTCCAGTTCGTTTTTCTGAATAA
- a CDS encoding response regulator transcription factor, which yields MRNEKILVVDDDPAIRRLIWKSLQSTGLLVYQSDTIEKTLDIMNRVEFQLFLLDVSLEHENDGYHLAQLIRERQPLTPIIFVSGKKSEQDIISGLESGGDVYLSKPFAPDVLRAQVVSTLNRTEQLLTLSQHREETMLRDGIFSFDKNQYQFSKNGEIVNMTSKEIMMILFFMENPYQVFSKEQIYASVWSDGDMDKNLITVYINYLRNKIEDDPKKPKYLQTVWGIGYLFNPEGKEAGNSI from the coding sequence TTGCGGAATGAAAAAATTTTAGTGGTAGATGATGATCCAGCAATTCGTCGATTGATTTGGAAGTCGCTTCAGTCAACGGGATTATTAGTTTATCAAAGTGATACGATCGAAAAAACGTTGGATATCATGAACCGAGTAGAGTTTCAATTATTTCTTTTAGATGTCAGTTTAGAACATGAAAATGACGGATACCATTTAGCTCAATTGATCCGAGAACGTCAGCCTTTGACACCCATTATCTTCGTTAGTGGGAAAAAAAGCGAGCAAGATATCATCAGTGGTCTAGAGTCCGGAGGAGATGTCTACCTTTCTAAACCATTTGCGCCAGATGTATTACGAGCGCAAGTCGTCAGTACATTAAATCGAACAGAGCAGTTATTGACATTAAGCCAACATCGAGAAGAAACGATGTTGAGAGATGGCATCTTTTCATTCGATAAAAATCAGTATCAATTTAGCAAGAATGGTGAAATCGTGAACATGACGTCTAAAGAAATCATGATGATTTTATTTTTTATGGAAAATCCTTATCAAGTATTTAGTAAGGAACAAATTTATGCCAGTGTTTGGAGTGACGGTGACATGGATAAGAATCTGATCACGGTATATATCAACTACTTAAGAAATAAAATTGAAGATGACCCTAAAAAACCGAAATATCTGCAGACAGTATGGGGGATTGGCTATCTGTTTAATCCTGAAGGGAAAGAGGCAGGGAATAGCATTTAG
- the citG gene encoding triphosphoribosyl-dephospho-CoA synthase CitG: MKQLNRNKTLNLIGEFALEALLYEAALYPKPGLVDPKSCGAHADMNYFTFIDSSTALAPFLTEYANLGFNHEGTPFALFEKVRTLGQLAEAAMLAKTKGVNTHKGANFSFALLLSATGKIIQDQKLELPFTEKDTAAIFDYIKQMTKGLISKDFAGLAQKKHLSYGEKLYLEHGIVGIRGEAELGYPALKNSALPFLRQHHNREQQTLFLLLLLHLMATIEDSNLINRGGISAWQNVQKQATELLQTFSINSSKKELEDALILFDQQLIKEHLSPGGSADLVALSFFFGRLEGLF, from the coding sequence ATGAAACAACTAAATAGAAATAAAACGCTAAATTTAATCGGTGAATTTGCTTTAGAAGCATTACTATATGAAGCAGCCCTTTATCCTAAACCTGGCTTAGTCGATCCTAAAAGTTGCGGTGCACATGCAGACATGAATTATTTTACTTTTATTGATAGTAGTACTGCACTGGCTCCCTTTTTAACAGAGTATGCTAATTTAGGATTCAACCATGAGGGAACACCTTTTGCCTTGTTTGAAAAAGTTCGTACACTTGGACAATTGGCTGAAGCTGCCATGTTAGCTAAAACAAAGGGTGTCAATACCCACAAAGGCGCAAATTTTTCTTTTGCCTTACTGTTAAGCGCAACAGGAAAAATAATTCAGGATCAAAAACTTGAGCTGCCTTTTACTGAAAAAGACACAGCAGCAATTTTTGACTATATAAAACAGATGACAAAAGGTTTGATTTCTAAAGATTTTGCCGGTTTAGCTCAAAAAAAACACTTAAGCTATGGAGAAAAACTTTATTTAGAACATGGTATTGTGGGGATTCGCGGTGAAGCAGAATTAGGTTATCCTGCACTTAAAAATAGTGCTCTTCCATTTTTAAGACAACATCATAACAGAGAACAACAGACCTTATTCTTACTCTTATTACTACATTTAATGGCAACAATTGAAGATTCTAATTTAATTAATCGAGGCGGTATTTCAGCTTGGCAAAATGTCCAAAAACAGGCGACTGAACTTTTACAAACTTTTTCCATAAATAGCTCTAAAAAAGAACTAGAAGACGCTTTGATTTTGTTCGATCAACAACTGATCAAAGAACATCTCAGTCCTGGTGGTTCAGCCGATTTAGTTGCGTTAAGCTTCTTTTTTGGTCGCTTAGAAGGTCTATTTTGA
- a CDS encoding GntR family transcriptional regulator has protein sequence MSTISEAVGKNLDLSLNEPLKELVYKAFRKTIILGEIPAGQRINEKEFSEVMNISRTPIRYALQKLVEEGLVDHVRGVGIIVRGISLNDANEIYAIRKSLDVLATITAMKEMTSADFEELKFLLEETERLNEANEIDQVLQKFSDFNELIYEKSKMLRLKSIVMKLREYLVYFRDISIRSKDRRDKALNEHWLIYKCMLNQEEEQLKQLIKEHLDYSQTFILKEMEKHLNETTK, from the coding sequence ATGAGTACAATATCAGAAGCAGTTGGAAAAAATTTAGATTTAAGTCTTAATGAACCATTGAAAGAACTTGTGTATAAAGCGTTCAGAAAAACAATCATTCTAGGTGAAATCCCTGCTGGACAACGGATCAATGAAAAAGAGTTTTCTGAAGTAATGAATATCAGTCGCACACCGATCCGCTATGCACTTCAAAAATTAGTTGAGGAAGGACTGGTTGATCATGTTCGCGGTGTCGGCATCATCGTTCGAGGGATTTCACTTAACGATGCCAATGAGATTTATGCTATTAGAAAATCATTGGATGTTTTAGCTACGATCACAGCAATGAAGGAGATGACTTCTGCAGATTTTGAAGAGTTAAAATTCTTGTTAGAAGAAACTGAACGGTTAAACGAAGCAAATGAAATCGATCAAGTCTTACAAAAATTTTCTGATTTTAATGAATTGATTTATGAAAAAAGCAAGATGTTGCGCTTAAAATCGATCGTCATGAAATTACGTGAATACTTAGTCTATTTTCGAGATATTTCAATACGATCAAAAGATCGACGTGATAAAGCGCTGAATGAACATTGGTTGATTTACAAGTGTATGTTGAACCAAGAGGAAGAACAGTTAAAACAACTGATTAAGGAACATTTAGATTATTCGCAAACCTTTATTCTCAAAGAAATGGAAAAACATTTAAATGAAACAACTAAATAG
- a CDS encoding CitMHS family transporter, with protein sequence MLLTVLSYVMIIVFMFVIMKKKMSPFTALVLIPLIFALIAMFAGVSKKGSIGDFVMEGIKTTSTTGIMLLFAILYFSIMLDAGLFDPITKKMIHIAKGDPMKVLIATAVVAAAVSLNGDGTTTTLICCSAFIPIYKKLDMKLMNLAVIVILQNTIMNLLPWGGPTARAMSVLNVGAEILAYLIPGMIIALLYVIFIVAPSMGRKERARLGIKQLTDEEIDAMTTVTDEETLSIRRPKIWLFNAILTIGLIVLLVTDSFVGLGLPPLFLFLTGTVIALMVNYPVLKDQSKRIGANGGDAVQVVILVFAAGVFMGLFQGTGMADALAQSFTKIIPNQLAGFWGLVIALISAPGTFFISNDGFYFGVLPVLAEAGRAYGFTDMQMALASLMGQAFHLLSPLVAFIYLLLRLTGLDMGQWQKESAKWALGIFIIFVVTIILTGHMPLYIPQ encoded by the coding sequence ATGTTATTAACTGTTTTGTCCTATGTGATGATTATCGTCTTTATGTTCGTCATCATGAAAAAGAAAATGTCACCGTTTACAGCTTTAGTTTTGATTCCACTTATTTTTGCTCTGATTGCAATGTTTGCGGGTGTTTCTAAGAAAGGCTCTATCGGAGACTTTGTTATGGAAGGAATCAAAACAACATCCACTACTGGTATCATGTTATTGTTTGCCATTCTTTATTTTTCAATTATGTTGGATGCAGGGTTATTTGACCCAATCACGAAAAAAATGATTCATATCGCTAAAGGCGATCCCATGAAAGTATTGATTGCAACAGCTGTTGTTGCAGCCGCTGTATCTCTTAATGGAGATGGAACGACAACTACTTTGATTTGCTGTTCTGCTTTTATTCCTATCTATAAGAAACTTGATATGAAATTGATGAACTTAGCAGTCATTGTTATTTTACAAAATACAATCATGAACTTACTACCTTGGGGCGGACCAACTGCTCGTGCGATGAGTGTTTTGAATGTTGGTGCTGAAATTTTAGCCTATCTGATTCCTGGTATGATCATTGCATTACTGTATGTGATTTTCATCGTGGCACCTTCTATGGGGCGCAAAGAGCGTGCTCGCCTTGGAATTAAACAATTGACAGATGAAGAAATTGATGCAATGACCACTGTAACTGATGAAGAAACATTGTCCATCCGTCGACCAAAAATTTGGTTATTCAATGCGATTCTAACAATTGGTCTGATTGTATTATTAGTAACAGATTCATTTGTTGGTCTTGGTTTACCGCCGTTGTTCTTATTCTTGACAGGTACTGTAATTGCTTTAATGGTCAACTACCCTGTCTTAAAAGATCAATCAAAACGTATCGGTGCAAATGGCGGCGATGCTGTTCAAGTTGTCATCTTAGTTTTTGCAGCGGGTGTCTTCATGGGACTCTTCCAAGGAACTGGTATGGCAGATGCATTAGCTCAAAGTTTCACAAAAATTATTCCAAATCAATTAGCTGGTTTCTGGGGCTTAGTGATTGCCTTGATTTCAGCTCCTGGTACCTTCTTTATTTCAAATGATGGGTTCTACTTTGGGGTCTTACCTGTTTTAGCCGAAGCTGGACGTGCCTATGGTTTTACCGATATGCAAATGGCGTTAGCTTCTTTGATGGGTCAAGCCTTCCACTTATTAAGTCCACTGGTAGCCTTCATTTATCTATTACTACGTTTAACAGGTTTAGATATGGGACAATGGCAAAAAGAATCAGCAAAATGGGCGTTAGGAATTTTTATTATCTTTGTTGTAACGATCATTCTAACTGGTCATATGCCACTTTATATTCCGCAATAA
- a CDS encoding acetyl-CoA carboxylase biotin carboxyl carrier protein subunit: MLRKFKISIDGKEYLVEMEEIGGVPQAPVVAPVAPAVEAAPTPTPVEAATPAPTESTPAGNDAMPSPMPGTILKILVNVGDAVQENQPLMILEAMKMENEIVAGKAGTVTGIHVQQGDMVNPGEPLITIG; encoded by the coding sequence ATGTTACGTAAGTTTAAAATCTCAATTGATGGAAAAGAGTATTTAGTAGAAATGGAAGAAATTGGCGGTGTGCCGCAAGCACCGGTCGTAGCGCCAGTAGCACCTGCTGTAGAAGCAGCACCAACACCTACACCAGTTGAAGCAGCAACACCGGCACCGACCGAAAGCACGCCAGCTGGAAATGATGCAATGCCATCACCTATGCCTGGAACGATCTTGAAAATTTTGGTTAATGTCGGGGATGCGGTACAGGAAAATCAACCGTTGATGATTCTTGAAGCCATGAAAATGGAAAATGAAATTGTAGCTGGTAAAGCCGGCACAGTCACAGGAATTCATGTTCAACAAGGTGACATGGTCAACCCAGGAGAACCATTGATTACAATCGGTTAA